A region of Lathamus discolor isolate bLatDis1 chromosome 18, bLatDis1.hap1, whole genome shotgun sequence DNA encodes the following proteins:
- the XKR8 gene encoding XK-related protein 8 isoform X3 codes for MARGFGALQLALAAAGTAAAALDVCADGCLHALKVGWDVCRAKEEAGEQQRHMAFLCHDISMLRLFETFLENTPQLTLLLCVILQANKAEPFQGLGLCTAFLCVTWSLLDYHQSLRSFLQDKYELSVSSSIVYFLWNLFLICPRILTVALFSLLWPYAVAVHFPLVWLAMFLWVSLQGTDFMESPGPEQLYRAMVAVILYFSWFNVSQGRTLHRSIIYHGFMLVDSTLLALSWLWCRSPSDEHSYLIPVVSAALPCYLLGLALRVTYYKWLHPSLRAQEEGGFDEVDANGTSGGMELLSRSEPDLVNRRMRWLVQTQFSISWPVGQRFPNGAAAAESAA; via the exons ATGGCGCGGGGTTTCGGGGCGCTGCAGCTGGCGCTGGCGGCCGCGGgcacggcggcggcggcgctggaCGTGTGCGCGGACGG GTGCCTCCACGCGCTGAAGGTGGGCTGGGACGTGTGCAGGGCGAAGGAGGAGGCCGGCGAGCAGCAGAGGCACATGGCCTTCCTGTGCCACGACATCAGCATGCTGCGCCTCTTCGAGACCTTCCTGGAGAACACCCCGCAGCTCACCCTGCTCCTCTGCGTTATCCTGCAGGCCAACAAGGCAGAGCCCTTCCagg GACTGGGGCTCTGCACCGCGTTCCTGTGTGTGACCTGGTCTCTCCTGGACTATCACCAGTCCCTGCGCTCCTTCTTGCAGGACAAGTACGAGCTGAGCGTGAGCTCCTCCATCGTCTACTTCCTGTGGAACCTCTTCCTCATCTGTCCCCGCATCCTGACGGTCGCCCTCTTTTCCCTGCTCTGGCCCTACGCCGTGGCTGTGCACTTCCCACTCGTGTGGCTGGCCATGTTCCTCTGGGTGAGCCTGCAGGGCACGGACTTCATGGAGTCGCCTGGCCCTGAGCAGCTCTACCGGGCCATGGTGGCCGTGATCCTCTACTTCAGCTGGTTCAACGTGTCCCAGGGGAGGACGCTGCACCGCAGCATCATCTACCACGGCTTCATGCTGGTGGACAGCACGCTGCTGGCCCTCTCCTGGCTCTGGTGCCGCTCCCCCTCTGACGAGCACTCCTACCTCATCCCGGTGGTCTCGGCCGCCCTGCCCTGCTACCTGCTGGGGCTGGCGCTGAGGGTCACCTACTACAAGTGGCTGCACCCCAGCCTGCGGGCACAGGAGGAAGGCGGCTTTGACGAGGTGGATGCCAACGGGACGAGCGGTGGGATGGAGCTTCTGTCGCGCTCGGAGCCAGACCTCGTGAACAGGCGGATGCGGTGGCTGGTCCAGACCCAGTTCTCCATCTCCTGGCCGGTGGGGCAGCGCTTCCCgaatggggctgctgctgcggAGTCTGCTGCCTGA
- the SMPDL3B gene encoding acid sphingomyelinase-like phosphodiesterase 3b isoform X2 has translation MRPGALLLLCPLAAALSGRLWHITDLHWDPDYEPEAGAGQVCPSGGSRAGPAAGPWGSYLCDAPWRLLASAVRAMRSLLQSPDFVLWTGDDTPHVPNEKLGEEKVLHIIENLTSLIRETFPDTKVYAAMGNHDFHPKNQFPGKDHRIYNQTAELWRPWLSNASVSLFRAGGFYSEKLPGSRPRGRVVVLNTNLYYDQNNETAGEEDPAGQFQWLEETLTNASRADEMVYIVGHVPPGFFEKKRGKAWFRSGFNERYLQMVRKHHRVIAAQFFGHHHTDSFRMFYSDTGSPINVMFLAPGVTPWKTTLPGVNNGANNPGIRVIDYDPDTLRVLDMVTYYLNLTRANLEEESPVWEEEYRLTEAFQVPDGSAHSMQTVLERISQDPRSLQQYYEFNSVSYDLALCEESCRVDHVCAITELDFTRYEECVGTSRSASALVGVWLFFSCLLLGLIHPQQALQ, from the exons ATGCGTCCCGGCgcgctgctcctgctctgcccgCTGGCCGCCGCCCTCTCAG GGCGGCTCTGGCACATCACCGACCTCCACTGGGACCCCGACTACGAGCCGGAGGCAGGCGCCGGGCAGGTGTGCCCGTCGGGGGGCTCCCGCGCCGGGCCCGCCGCAGGGCCCTGGGGCAGTTACCTCTGCGATGCGCCCTGGCGCCTGCTCGCCTCCGCGGTGCGCGCCATGAGGAGCCTGCTGCAGAGCCCGGACTTCGTGCTCTGGACCGG AGACGATACTCCTCACGTGCCCAACGAGAAGCTCGGAGAAGAAAAGGTTCTGCACATAATAGAGAATCTGACTTCTCTTATAAGGGAGACATTCCCAG ATACCAAAGTCTACGCGGCGATGGGCAATCATGACTTCCATCCCAAGAACCAGTTTCCAGGGAAGGACCACAGGATCTACAACCAAACAGCTGAACTGTGGCGTCCCTGGCTGAGCAATGCTTCCGTTTCTCTCTTCAGAGCAG GAGGTTTCTACAGCGAGAAGCTGCCTGGCTCAAGGCCAAGGGGGCGAGTGGTTGTCCTCAACACCAATCTGTACTATGACCAGAACAATGAGACAGCTGGCGAGGAGGATCCTGCGGGGCAGTTCCAGTGGCTGGAGGAAACGCTGACCAACGCCTCTAGAGCAGATGAAATG GTGTACATCGTGGGGCAcgtccctcctggcttctttgAAAAGAAGCGAGGCAAGGCCTGGTTCCGGAGTGGCTTCAATGAGCGATACCTGCAAATGGTGCGGAAGCACCACAGGGTCATCGCTGCTCAGTTCTTTGGGCACCACCACACGGACAGCTTCCGGATGTTTTACAGTGATACAG GTTCTCCGATCAATGTCATGTTCCTGGCGCCGGGAGTGACCCCCTGGAAAACAACATTGCCTGGAGTGAACAATGGAGCCAACAACCCTGGGATTCGGGTGATCGACTACGACCCAGACACCCTTCGGGTGTTG GACATGGTGACTTACTACTTGAACCTAACTCGTGCCAACTTGGAGGAAGAGTCCCCAGTGTGGGAGGAAGAGTACCGGCTGACAGAGGCCTTCCAGGTCCCAGATGGCTCCGCGCACTCCATGCAGACAGTGCTGGAGAGGATATCCCAGGATCCACGCTCCCTGCAGCAGTACTACGAGTTCAACTCTGTCAGCTACGATCTGGCCCTGTGTGAGGAGTCCTGCCGCGTCGACCACGTCTGTGCCATCACGGAGCTTGATTTTACACGATACGAGGAGTGTGTTGGAACCAGTCGCTCCGCCTCTGCCCTCGTTGGCGTTTggctcttcttttcctgcttgctCTTAGGGCTCATCCATCCCCAGCAAGCGCTGCAGTGA
- the SMPDL3B gene encoding acid sphingomyelinase-like phosphodiesterase 3b isoform X1 yields the protein MRPGALLLLCPLAAALSGKGGPGGGSRAVPDGSTARPGPAEPRRVPAAAGRLWHITDLHWDPDYEPEAGAGQVCPSGGSRAGPAAGPWGSYLCDAPWRLLASAVRAMRSLLQSPDFVLWTGDDTPHVPNEKLGEEKVLHIIENLTSLIRETFPDTKVYAAMGNHDFHPKNQFPGKDHRIYNQTAELWRPWLSNASVSLFRAGGFYSEKLPGSRPRGRVVVLNTNLYYDQNNETAGEEDPAGQFQWLEETLTNASRADEMVYIVGHVPPGFFEKKRGKAWFRSGFNERYLQMVRKHHRVIAAQFFGHHHTDSFRMFYSDTGSPINVMFLAPGVTPWKTTLPGVNNGANNPGIRVIDYDPDTLRVLDMVTYYLNLTRANLEEESPVWEEEYRLTEAFQVPDGSAHSMQTVLERISQDPRSLQQYYEFNSVSYDLALCEESCRVDHVCAITELDFTRYEECVGTSRSASALVGVWLFFSCLLLGLIHPQQALQ from the exons ATGCGTCCCGGCgcgctgctcctgctctgcccgCTGGCCGCCGCCCTCTCAGGTAAGggggggccgggcggggggtCCCGAGCGGTGCCCGACGGCAGCaccgcccgccccggccccgctgagCCTCGGCGTGTCCCGGCGGCGGCAGGGCGGCTCTGGCACATCACCGACCTCCACTGGGACCCCGACTACGAGCCGGAGGCAGGCGCCGGGCAGGTGTGCCCGTCGGGGGGCTCCCGCGCCGGGCCCGCCGCAGGGCCCTGGGGCAGTTACCTCTGCGATGCGCCCTGGCGCCTGCTCGCCTCCGCGGTGCGCGCCATGAGGAGCCTGCTGCAGAGCCCGGACTTCGTGCTCTGGACCGG AGACGATACTCCTCACGTGCCCAACGAGAAGCTCGGAGAAGAAAAGGTTCTGCACATAATAGAGAATCTGACTTCTCTTATAAGGGAGACATTCCCAG ATACCAAAGTCTACGCGGCGATGGGCAATCATGACTTCCATCCCAAGAACCAGTTTCCAGGGAAGGACCACAGGATCTACAACCAAACAGCTGAACTGTGGCGTCCCTGGCTGAGCAATGCTTCCGTTTCTCTCTTCAGAGCAG GAGGTTTCTACAGCGAGAAGCTGCCTGGCTCAAGGCCAAGGGGGCGAGTGGTTGTCCTCAACACCAATCTGTACTATGACCAGAACAATGAGACAGCTGGCGAGGAGGATCCTGCGGGGCAGTTCCAGTGGCTGGAGGAAACGCTGACCAACGCCTCTAGAGCAGATGAAATG GTGTACATCGTGGGGCAcgtccctcctggcttctttgAAAAGAAGCGAGGCAAGGCCTGGTTCCGGAGTGGCTTCAATGAGCGATACCTGCAAATGGTGCGGAAGCACCACAGGGTCATCGCTGCTCAGTTCTTTGGGCACCACCACACGGACAGCTTCCGGATGTTTTACAGTGATACAG GTTCTCCGATCAATGTCATGTTCCTGGCGCCGGGAGTGACCCCCTGGAAAACAACATTGCCTGGAGTGAACAATGGAGCCAACAACCCTGGGATTCGGGTGATCGACTACGACCCAGACACCCTTCGGGTGTTG GACATGGTGACTTACTACTTGAACCTAACTCGTGCCAACTTGGAGGAAGAGTCCCCAGTGTGGGAGGAAGAGTACCGGCTGACAGAGGCCTTCCAGGTCCCAGATGGCTCCGCGCACTCCATGCAGACAGTGCTGGAGAGGATATCCCAGGATCCACGCTCCCTGCAGCAGTACTACGAGTTCAACTCTGTCAGCTACGATCTGGCCCTGTGTGAGGAGTCCTGCCGCGTCGACCACGTCTGTGCCATCACGGAGCTTGATTTTACACGATACGAGGAGTGTGTTGGAACCAGTCGCTCCGCCTCTGCCCTCGTTGGCGTTTggctcttcttttcctgcttgctCTTAGGGCTCATCCATCCCCAGCAAGCGCTGCAGTGA
- the RPA2 gene encoding replication protein A 32 kDa subunit: MWSGPGAFDSGYGSAGAARPAGGFSSPAGGFSSPAGTPAERKQRLRTQNIVPCTVSQLLAAEQVEETFRVGEVEISQVTIVGIIRHAEKAPTNILYKVDDMTAAPMDVRQWVDTDEAGSENVVVPPGTYVKVAGHLRSFQNKKSLVAFKIMPLENMNEFTTHMVEIVHAHMILRKNLMSASKAPQSFGTGMGNMGGYGGGGSLPVNGLTAHQTQVLNLIKNCPVPEGMSLQELKVQLHNVSMSTIKQAVEFLSSEGHIYSTVDDDHYKSTDAE; the protein is encoded by the exons ATGTGGAGCGGGCCCG GTGCTTTCGACAGCGGGTACGGCAGCGCCGGCGCCGCGAGGCCCGCGGGCGGCTTCAGCTCCCCCGCCGGCGGCTTCAGCTCCCCGGCCGGCACCCCGGCGGAGAGGAAGCAG CGGCTCCGCACGCAGAACATCGTGCCCTGCACCGTGTCGCAGCTGCTGGCGGCGGAGCAGGTGGAGGAGACCTTCCGGGTCGGCGAGGTGGAGATCTCCCAG GTCACCATCGTGGGGATCATCCGGCATGCGGAGAAGGCACCGACAAACATCCTGTACAAGGTGGACGACATGACGGCAGCCCCGATGGACGTCAGGCAGTGGGTTGACACCGAT GAGGCAGGTAGCGAGAATGTGGTGGTACCTCCAGGAACTTATGTCAAAGTTGCTGGTCATCTTCGGTCTTTCCAG aataagaaaagttTGGTGGCGTTTAAGATCATGCCTCTGGAAAACATGAACGAGTTCACCACACACATGGTAGAGATCGTCCATGCACATATGATCCTCAGAAAAAATCTTATG TCAGCATCAAAAGCACCTCAGTCCTTCGGCACTGGGATGGGTAACATGGGGGGCTATGGAGGAGGTGGCAGCCTGCCAGTGAACGGGCTCACAGCGCACCAGACTCAG GTGCTGAACTTGATTAAAAACTGCCCTGTCCCAGAAGGTATGAGTCTTCAAGAGCTGAAGGTTCAGCTCCACAACGTGAGCATGTCAACCATCAA gcaAGCTGTTGAATTCCTTAGCAGCGAGGGACACATCTACTCCACTGTGGATGATGATCACTACAAGTCAACAGATGCTGAGTGA
- the XKR8 gene encoding XK-related protein 8 isoform X1, with amino-acid sequence MGVPGPAPLGAVCVRTRFSLPVPRLRLRSSSRRRSLGAGNAPGPCPVPGSPAGPGGLRRASLPAQRGAPGRPGFGQEPGLFGAVLGPCSARTPRPLTAALLPLRCLHALKVGWDVCRAKEEAGEQQRHMAFLCHDISMLRLFETFLENTPQLTLLLCVILQANKAEPFQGLGLCTAFLCVTWSLLDYHQSLRSFLQDKYELSVSSSIVYFLWNLFLICPRILTVALFSLLWPYAVAVHFPLVWLAMFLWVSLQGTDFMESPGPEQLYRAMVAVILYFSWFNVSQGRTLHRSIIYHGFMLVDSTLLALSWLWCRSPSDEHSYLIPVVSAALPCYLLGLALRVTYYKWLHPSLRAQEEGGFDEVDANGTSGGMELLSRSEPDLVNRRMRWLVQTQFSISWPVGQRFPNGAAAAESAA; translated from the exons ATGGGGGTCCCCGGGCCGGCCCCGCTTGGCGCCGTCTGCGTCCGGACGCGGTTTTCCCTCCCCGTCCCGAGGCTCCGGCTCCGCTCCAGCTCCCGGCGCCGGAGCCTGGGGGCGGGGAACGCCCCGGGGCCCTGTCCCGTCCCGGGCTCCCCCGCTGGGCCGGGGGGGCTGCGCCGAGCCTCGCTTCCTGCCCAGCGCGGAGCTCCCGGGCGGCCGGGGTTTGGGCAGGAACCGGGGCTGTTTGGGGCCGTCCTCGGGCCCTGCAGCGCTCGCACCCCGCGGCCCCTGACCGCTGCCCTTCTGCCGCTCAGGTGCCTCCACGCGCTGAAGGTGGGCTGGGACGTGTGCAGGGCGAAGGAGGAGGCCGGCGAGCAGCAGAGGCACATGGCCTTCCTGTGCCACGACATCAGCATGCTGCGCCTCTTCGAGACCTTCCTGGAGAACACCCCGCAGCTCACCCTGCTCCTCTGCGTTATCCTGCAGGCCAACAAGGCAGAGCCCTTCCagg GACTGGGGCTCTGCACCGCGTTCCTGTGTGTGACCTGGTCTCTCCTGGACTATCACCAGTCCCTGCGCTCCTTCTTGCAGGACAAGTACGAGCTGAGCGTGAGCTCCTCCATCGTCTACTTCCTGTGGAACCTCTTCCTCATCTGTCCCCGCATCCTGACGGTCGCCCTCTTTTCCCTGCTCTGGCCCTACGCCGTGGCTGTGCACTTCCCACTCGTGTGGCTGGCCATGTTCCTCTGGGTGAGCCTGCAGGGCACGGACTTCATGGAGTCGCCTGGCCCTGAGCAGCTCTACCGGGCCATGGTGGCCGTGATCCTCTACTTCAGCTGGTTCAACGTGTCCCAGGGGAGGACGCTGCACCGCAGCATCATCTACCACGGCTTCATGCTGGTGGACAGCACGCTGCTGGCCCTCTCCTGGCTCTGGTGCCGCTCCCCCTCTGACGAGCACTCCTACCTCATCCCGGTGGTCTCGGCCGCCCTGCCCTGCTACCTGCTGGGGCTGGCGCTGAGGGTCACCTACTACAAGTGGCTGCACCCCAGCCTGCGGGCACAGGAGGAAGGCGGCTTTGACGAGGTGGATGCCAACGGGACGAGCGGTGGGATGGAGCTTCTGTCGCGCTCGGAGCCAGACCTCGTGAACAGGCGGATGCGGTGGCTGGTCCAGACCCAGTTCTCCATCTCCTGGCCGGTGGGGCAGCGCTTCCCgaatggggctgctgctgcggAGTCTGCTGCCTGA
- the XKR8 gene encoding XK-related protein 8 isoform X2 has product MARGFGALQLALAAAGTAAAALDVCADGWVAAGYARGGRPGLAALVLALRAAGSLATQACSWLWLRSDPPALRPAAPPALLAALHLLQLGSLCRCLHALKVGWDVCRAKEEAGEQQRHMAFLCHDISMLRLFETFLENTPQLTLLLCVILQANKAEPFQGLGLCTAFLCVTWSLLDYHQSLRSFLQDKYELSVSSSIVYFLWNLFLICPRILTVALFSLLWPYAVAVHFPLVWLAMFLWVSLQGTDFMESPGPEQLYRAMVAVILYFSWFNVSQGRTLHRSIIYHGFMLVDSTLLALSWLWCRSPSDEHSYLIPVVSAALPCYLLGLALRVTYYKWLHPSLRAQEEGGFDEVDANGTSGGMELLSRSEPDLVNRRMRWLVQTQFSISWPVGQRFPNGAAAAESAA; this is encoded by the exons ATGGCGCGGGGTTTCGGGGCGCTGCAGCTGGCGCTGGCGGCCGCGGgcacggcggcggcggcgctggaCGTGTGCGCGGACGGGTGGGTGGCGGCGGGGTACGCGCGGGGCGGGCGGCCCGGGCTGGCCGCGCTGGTGCTGGCGCTGCGCGCCGCCGGCTCGCTCGCCACCCAGGCCTGCAGCTGGCTCTGGCTGCGCTCCGACCCGCCCGCCCtgcgccccgccgcgccccccGCGCTGCTCGCCGCGCTCCACCTCCTCCAGCTCGGCTCCCTCTGCAG GTGCCTCCACGCGCTGAAGGTGGGCTGGGACGTGTGCAGGGCGAAGGAGGAGGCCGGCGAGCAGCAGAGGCACATGGCCTTCCTGTGCCACGACATCAGCATGCTGCGCCTCTTCGAGACCTTCCTGGAGAACACCCCGCAGCTCACCCTGCTCCTCTGCGTTATCCTGCAGGCCAACAAGGCAGAGCCCTTCCagg GACTGGGGCTCTGCACCGCGTTCCTGTGTGTGACCTGGTCTCTCCTGGACTATCACCAGTCCCTGCGCTCCTTCTTGCAGGACAAGTACGAGCTGAGCGTGAGCTCCTCCATCGTCTACTTCCTGTGGAACCTCTTCCTCATCTGTCCCCGCATCCTGACGGTCGCCCTCTTTTCCCTGCTCTGGCCCTACGCCGTGGCTGTGCACTTCCCACTCGTGTGGCTGGCCATGTTCCTCTGGGTGAGCCTGCAGGGCACGGACTTCATGGAGTCGCCTGGCCCTGAGCAGCTCTACCGGGCCATGGTGGCCGTGATCCTCTACTTCAGCTGGTTCAACGTGTCCCAGGGGAGGACGCTGCACCGCAGCATCATCTACCACGGCTTCATGCTGGTGGACAGCACGCTGCTGGCCCTCTCCTGGCTCTGGTGCCGCTCCCCCTCTGACGAGCACTCCTACCTCATCCCGGTGGTCTCGGCCGCCCTGCCCTGCTACCTGCTGGGGCTGGCGCTGAGGGTCACCTACTACAAGTGGCTGCACCCCAGCCTGCGGGCACAGGAGGAAGGCGGCTTTGACGAGGTGGATGCCAACGGGACGAGCGGTGGGATGGAGCTTCTGTCGCGCTCGGAGCCAGACCTCGTGAACAGGCGGATGCGGTGGCTGGTCCAGACCCAGTTCTCCATCTCCTGGCCGGTGGGGCAGCGCTTCCCgaatggggctgctgctgcggAGTCTGCTGCCTGA